A region of the Variovorax sp. 54 genome:
CAGCCAGAAGGCGCCGTCCTCGACGCCCGCGATGCTGTTGAGGTGGTAGTTCAGGTGCGCGAGCGAACTGCGCCGTCCGGCGACGTGGATCAAATCGTTGGCGCGGCCGAACAGGCGAAAGCGGCGCGCATCGAGCAGTTCGAGCACGTCGGCCATCGGCGTCGGCTCGGGAATGAAGTCGCCGCTGAAGATGAAGCGCTCGGGGCCATCGCCCTCCCCCGGCTCCGCGTGCACGCGGATCTCGCCGAAGGTTTCCCAGATCTCGCTATGGGTCGTGCGGCGCGTCGCCACCTGGCCCGATTCGGTGCTGCCGTAGATTTCGAGCAACACGCCGCCCAATGCCTGCTCAGCCTGCAACGCCAGTTGCGGCGACAGCGGCGCGGTGGCCGACAAAATCAGGTCGACTGGCGGCAGTTCGATGCCCGACAGCAGCAAGGTCTTCAGATGGAACGGCGTGGTCACGAGCGCGCGAGGCCTCGGCACCGAGGCCAGCGCCTTCGCCACGTCGGCCGGGAAAAACGGCCGCCCGGTCTCGAAGGCCGCGCCGCCGAGCATCGCGAGCAGCACCGACGATTCGAGTCCGTAGCTGTGCTGCACCGGCACGGTCGCGACCAGCGTGAGCCCTTCGAGCGTGGGCCGCTGCAGCACGCGGCACAGCCGCTCGACCGCCACTTCGACGTCACCGACCAGCGTGCGCCAGGCTTTTGCGTGCGGCTGCGGAACGCCGGTGGAGCCCGACGTGAGCAGGCTGGCCGCATGCCGGCCGCCGTCGATGGTGGGCACGGGCGCATCGCCAGCCGGACCGGGAACGGCCTCGACCTGCAGGCGCCGCATGCCGGGGGTGTCGAGCTTCGCATCGTCGGTCAGCGCGAACAAATGGGGGCCGCCGGTTTCGGTCAGGCGCGCCAGCGTGTCCGGCCGCGCATCGGGCGGCAACAGGCTGGCGTGCCCGCGCACCAGCGCGGCGCC
Encoded here:
- a CDS encoding AMP-binding protein; this translates as MTTDTASSSSFLPLLADRNPDAPLAWRGGQPVSARQFLADVARLAPALPAEGPAVNLCLDRYAFAVSLGAALVRGHASLLPPDARPDTLARLTETGGPHLFALTDDAKLDTPGMRRLQVEAVPGPAGDAPVPTIDGGRHAASLLTSGSTGVPQPHAKAWRTLVGDVEVAVERLCRVLQRPTLEGLTLVATVPVQHSYGLESSVLLAMLGGAAFETGRPFFPADVAKALASVPRPRALVTTPFHLKTLLLSGIELPPVDLILSATAPLSPQLALQAEQALGGVLLEIYGSTESGQVATRRTTHSEIWETFGEIRVHAEPGEGDGPERFIFSGDFIPEPTPMADVLELLDARRFRLFGRANDLIHVAGRRSSLAHLNYHLNSIAGVEDGAFWLPDEVADGVVRPVAFVVAPTLSATDIIAALRQRLEPVFVPRRVVQVKAFPREGTGKLTVRALREFALAQLADDQTPVQMAHTVPVDHPAFAGHFPGQPLVPGALLLAEVMEVVRRVPALSARLGPSPTLAAAKFLAPVRPGSTLSIELQPEAGTGRGVRFDVRCDGVVAVTGRWTAVPESAG